A single window of Ammospiza caudacuta isolate bAmmCau1 chromosome Z, bAmmCau1.pri, whole genome shotgun sequence DNA harbors:
- the TLN1 gene encoding talin-1 — protein sequence MVALSLKISIGNVVKTMQFEPSTMVYDACRMIRERVPEAQIGQSNDFGLFLSDEDPKKGIWLEAGKALDYYMLRNGDTMEYKKKQRPLKIRMLDGTVKTVMVDDSKTVTDMLMTICARIGITNYDEYSLVREIMEEKKEEVTGTLKKDKTLLRDEKKMEKLKQKLHTDDELNWLDHGRTLREQGIDDNETLLLRRKFFYSDQNVDSRDPVQLNLLYVQARDDILNGSHPVSFDKACEFAGYQCQIQFGPYNEQKHKPGFLELKDFLPKEYIKQKGERKIFMAHKQCQNISEIEAKVHYVKLARSLKTYGVSFFLVKEKMKGKNKLVPRLLGITKECVMRVDEKTKEVIQEWSLTNIKRWAASPKSFTLDFGDYQDGYYSVQTTEGEQIAQLIAGYIDIILKKKKSKDHFGLEGDEESTMLEDSVSPKKSTVMQQQFNRVGKAELGSVALPAIMRTGAGGPENFQVGTMPQPQLQITSGQMHRGHMPPLTSAQQALTGTINSSMQAVHAAQATLDDFETLPPLGQDAASKAWRKNKMDESKHEIHSQVDAITAGTASVVNLTAGDPADTDYTAVGCAVTTISSNLTEMSKGVKLLAALMEDEGGNGRQLLQAAKNLASAVSDLLKTAQPASAEPRQNLLQAAGLVGQTSGELLQQIGESDTDPRFQDMLMQLAKAVANAAAALVLKAKNVAQKTEDAALQTQVIAAATQCALSTSQLVACTKVVAPTISSPVCQEQLIEAGKLVAKSAEGCVEASKAATSDDQLLKQVGVAATAVTQALNDLLQHIKQHALGGQPIGRYDQATDTILNVTENIFSSMGDAGEMVRQARILAQATSDLVNAIKADAEGETDLENSRKLLSAAKILADATAKMVEAAKGAAAHPDSEEQQQRLREAAEGLRMATNAAAQNAIKKKLVHKLEHAAKQAAASATQTIAAAQHASSSNKNPAAQQQLVQSCKVVAEQIPMLVQGVRGSQSQPDSPSAQLALIAASQNFLQPGGKMVAAAKATVPTITDQASAMQLSQCAKNLAAALAELRTAAQKAQEACGPLEIDSALGLVQSLERDLQEAKAAARDGKLKPLPGETMEKCAQDLGNSTKAVSSAIAHLLGEVAQGNENYTGIAAREVAQALRSLSQAARGVAANTSDPQAQSAMLECASDVMDKANNLIEEARKAVAKPGDPESQQRLAQVAKAVSQALNRCVNCLPGQRDVDAAIRMVGEASKRLLSDSFPPSNKSFQEAQSQLNQAAAGLNQSANELVQASRGTPQDLAKSSGKFGHDFNEFLQAGVEMASQSPNKEDQAQVVSNLKSISMSSSKLLLAAKALSADPAAPNLKNQLAAAARAVTDSINQLITMCTQQAPGQKECDNALRELETVKELLENPTQTVNDMSYFNCLDSVMENSKVLGESMAGISQNAKNSKLPEFGDSISAASKALCGLTEAAAQAAYLVGVSDPNSQAGQQGLVDPTQFARANQAIQMACQNLVDPACTQSQVLSAATIMAKHTSALCNTCRLASSRTANPVAKRQFVQSAKEVANSTANLVKTIKALDGEFNEENRERCRAATAPLIEAVDNLTAFASNPEFATVPAQISPEGRRAMEPIVISAKTMLESSAGLIQTARSLAVNPKDPPQWSVLAGHSRTVSDSIKKLITNMRDKAPGQRECDEAIEVLNRCLREVDQASLAAISQQLAPRQDISQEALHNQMITAVQEISNLIEPVAAAARAEASQLGHKVSQMAQYFEPLIMAAVGAASKTPNHQQQMNLLDQTKTLAESALQMLYTAKEAGGNPKQAAHTQEALEEAVQMMKEAVEDLTTTLNEAASAAGVVGGMVDSITQAINQLDEGPMGEPEGTFVDYQTTMVKTAKAIAVTVQEMVTKSTTNPDELGILANQLTHDYGQLAQEAKPAALTAENEEIGSHIKRRVQELGHGCAALVTKAGALQCSPSDAYTKKELIESARKVSEKVSHVLAALQAGNRGTQACITAASAVSGIIADLDTTIMFATAGTLNRENSETFADHREGILKTAKALVEDTKVLVQNATASQEKLAQAAQSSVSTITRLAEVVKLGAASLGSEDPETQVVLINAVKDVAKALGDLIGATKAAAGKAGDDPAVYQLKNSAKVMVTNVTSLLKTVKAVEDEATKGTRALEATIEHIRQELAVFSSPVPPAKVSTPEDFIRMTKGITMATAKAVAAGNSCRQEDVIATANLSRRAIADMLRSCKEAAYHPEVSGDVRQRALRFGKECADGYLELLEHVLVILQKPTHELKQQLAGFSKRVASSVTELIQAAEAMKGTEWVDPEDPTVIAENELLGAAAAIEAAAKKLEQLKPRAKPKQADESLNFEEQILEAAKSIAAATSALVKAASAAQRELVAQGKVGAIPANAVDDGQWSQGLISAARMVAAATNNLCEAANAAVQGHASEEKLISSAKQVAASTAQLLVACKVKADHDSEAMKRLQAAGNAVKRASDNLVKAAQKAAAFQDHDETVVVKEKMVGGIAQIIAAQEEMLRKERELEEARKKLAMIRQQQYKFLPSELRDEEQN from the exons ATGGTTGCCCTCTCGCTGAAGATCAGCATTGGCAATGTGGTGAAGACGATGCAGTTTGAGCCCTCCACCATGGTGTACGATGCCTGCCGCATGATCCGTGAGCGGGTGCCTGAGGCACAGATAGGACAGT CCAATGATTTTGGGCTCTTCCTCTCGGATGAAGACCCAAAGAAAGGGATctggctggaggctgggaaggcTCTGGACTACTACATGCTTCGCAATGGG gataCCATGGAGTACAAGAAGAAGCAGCGGCCCCTGAAGATCCGCATGCTGGATGGGACAGTGAAAACAGTGATGGTGGATGACTCCAAAACTGTCACGGACATGCTCATGACAATATGTGCCCGGATTG GCATCACCAACTATGATGAGTACTCACTTGTACGGGAGATcatggaagagaagaaagaagaggtTACTGGCACCCTCAAGAAGGACAAGACCTTGCTGCGAGATGAGAAGAAGATGGAAAAGCTCAAACAGAAGTTGCACACAGATGATGAGT TGAACTGGCTGGATCACGGCCGGACCCTCCGTGAGCAAGGCATCGATGACAATGAAACACTGCTGCTGCGGCGCAAGTTCTTCTACTCTGATCAGAACGTGGACTCGAGAGATCCTGTGCAGCTCAACCTGCTCTATGTGCAG GCTCGTGATGACATTCTGAACGGTTCCCACCCTGTCTCCTTTGACAAAGCCTGTGAGTTTGCTGGCTACCAGTGCCAGATCCAGTTTGGGCCATACAACGAGCAGAAGCACAAACCAGGCTTTCTGGA GCTCAAGGATTTCCTGCCCAAGGAGTACATCAAGCAGAAAGGAGAACGCAAGATCTTCATG GCCCACAAGCAATGTCAGAACATAAGTGAGATTGAAGCCAAAGTTCACTATGTGAAACTTGCCCGTTCCCTCAAGACATACGGGGTCTCCTTCTTCTTGGTCAAg GAGAAGATGAAGGGGAAGAACAAGCTGGTGCCACGACTGCTGGGGATCACCAAGGAGTGCGTGATGCGTGTGGACGAGAAGACCAAGGAAGTGATTCAGGAGTGGAGCCTGACCAACATCAAGCGTTGGGCAGCCTCACCCAAGAGCTTCACCCTG GATTTTGGAGATTACCAGGATGGTTACTACTCAGTGCAGACAACAGAAGGGGAACAGATTGCCCAGCTGATTGCTGGCTACATCGATATCATCCTCAAAAAG aaaaagaGCAAAGACCACTTTGGACTGGAGGGTGATGAGGAGTCCACCATGCTGGAAGACTCTGTGTCTCCAAAGAA GTCGACAGTCATGCAGCAGCAGTTTAACCGTGTaggcaaggcagagctgggctcagtggCCCTGCCAGCCATCATGCGGACAGGGGCTGGAGGGCCAGAAAACTTCCAGGTGGGCACAATGCCACAGCCTCAGCTGCAGATCACCAGTGGCCAGATGCACCGAGGGCACATGCCTCCCCTG ACCTCAGCCCAGCAAGCCCTGACTGGCACTATCAACTCCAGCATGCAGGCTGTGCATGCAGCCCAGGCCACGCTGGATGACTTTGAGACCTTGCCACCTCTTGGGCAGGATGCT GCATCAAAAGCTTGGCGCAAAAACAAGATGGATGAGTCGAAGCATGAGATCCACTCCCAAGTGGATGCCATCACTGCTGGCACGGCCTCAGTCGTCAACCTTACTGCAG GGGATCCAGCAGACACGGACTACACCGCTGTGGGCTGCGCTGTCACCACCATCTCTTCCAACCTGACGGAGATGTCTAAGGGTGTGAAGCTGCTGGCTGCGCTGATGGAGGACGAGGGAGGGAACGGGCGGCAGCTTCTGCAGGCAGCCAAGAACCTGGCGAGTGCCGTCTCAGACCTGCTGAAAACAGCACAGCCTGCCAGCGCTGAG CCTCGCCAGAatctcctgcaggctgctggcCTGGTGGGACAAACCAGTGGGGAGCTTCTGCAGCAGATAGGGGAGAGTGACACTGACCCCCGGTTCCAG gacATGCTTATGCAGCTGGCAAAGGCAGTGGCCAACGCTGCTGCTGCGCTGGTGCTCAAAGCCAAGAACGTGGCTCAGAAAACGGAGGATGCTGCGCTGCAGACACAGGTGATCGCAGCCGCCACCCAGTGTGCCCTCTCCACCTCCCAGCTGGTGGCCTGCACCAAG GTTGTGGCTCCTACAATCAGCTCCCCAGtttgccaggagcagctgatcGAGGCTGGCAAGTTGGTGGCCAAATCAGCTGAGGGCTGTGTGGAGGCCTCTAAGGCAGCCACCAGCGATGACCAGCTCCTGAAGCAGGTGGGggtggcagccacagctgtcaCCCAGGCCCTGAATGACCTACTGCAGCACATCAAGCAGCATGCCTTGGGTGGACAGCCCATCGGGCGGTACGACCAGGCCACTGACACCATCCTCAACGTCACTGAGAATATATTCAGCTCCATGGGCGATGCAG GGGAAATGGTGCGTCAAGCTCGTATTCTGGCCCAGGCCACCTCTGACCTTGTCAATGCCATCAAAGCTGATGCTGAGGGAGAGACAGACCTGGAGAATTCACGCAAGCTTCTGAGTGCAGCCAAGATCCTGGCTGATGCCACTGCCAAGATGGTGGAGGCTGCAAAG ggagctgcagcccaccCGGACAgcgaggagcagcagcagcggctgcgTGAGGCAGCAGAAGGGCTCCGCATGGCAACCAACGCTGCAGCCCAGAACGCCATCAAGAAGAAGCTTGTGCACAAGCTGGAG catgCAGCCAAGCAGGCCGCCGCCTCGGCCACGCAGACCATCGCTGCCGCGCAGCACGCCTCCTCCTCCAACAAGaaccctgctgctcagcagcagctggtgcagaGCTGCAAG GTGGTGGCTGAGCAGATCCCGATGCTGGTGCAAGGTGTGAgaggaagccagtcccagccagacagccccagtgcccagctggctCTCATTGCTGCCAGCCAGAACTTCCTGCAG CCCGGTGGGAAGATGGTAGCTGCAGCCAAAGCCACTGTCCCCACCATAACGGACCAAGCCTCTGCTATGCAGCTCAGCCAGTGTGCCAAGAActtggctgcagctctggctgagcTCCGCACAGCAGCCCAGAAG GCTCAGGAGGCGTGTGGACCCCTGGAGATAGACTCTGCACTGGGTCTGGtgcagagcctggagagggacttgCAGGAAGCCAAGGCAGCTGCCCGTGATGGCAAACTCAAGCCTCTTCCAGGAGAGACG ATGGAGAAGTGTGCACAGGACCTGGGGAACAGCACCAAAGCTGTCAGCTCTGCCATCGCTCACCTCTTGGGAGAAGTGGCCCAGGGCAATGAGAACTACACAG GAATTGCTGCCCGGGAAGTGGCCCAGGCCCTGCGCTCACTCAGCCAGGCTGCCCGTGGTGTGGCAGCCAACACCTCCGACCCGCAGGCACAGAGTGCCATGCTAGAGTGCGCCAGTGATGTCATGGACAAAGCCAACAACCTCATTGAGGAGGCCCGGAAAGCAGTGGCCAAGCCTGGTGACCCAGAGAGCCAGCAGCGCCTGGCccag GTGGCCAAGGCAGTGTCACAGGCCCTGAACCGCTGTGTTAACTGCCTGCCAGGGCAGCGGGACGTGGACGCTGCCATCCGCATGGTGGGAGAGGCCAGCAAGAGGCTGCTCTCAGATTCG tTCCCTCCCAGCAACAAGAGCTTCCAGGAGGCGCAGAGCCAGCTgaaccaggcagcagcagggctcaaTCAGTCTGCCAATGAGCTGGTTCAGGCGTCGCGTGGCACCCCTCAAGACCTGGCCAAGTCCTCTGGCAAATTCGGACATGACTTCAATGAATTCCTGCAGGCAGGAGTGGAGATGGCCAGCCAGTCTCCG AATAAGGAGGACCAGGCACAGGTGGTGTCGAACTTGAAGAGCATTTCCATGTCCTCCAgcaagctgctgctggctgcaaagGCTCTCTCTGCTGACCCTGCTGCCCCCAACCTGAAGAatcagctggcagcagcagcacg ggctgtgactGACAGCATTAACCAGCTGATCACCATGTGCACCCAGCAGGCCCCAGGCCAGAAGGAGTGTGACAATGCCCTGCGAGAGCTGGAG acaGTGAAGGAATTGTTGGAGAACCCCACCCAGACTGTCAATGACATGTCCTACTTCAACTGCCTTGACAGTGTCATGGAGAACTCCAAG gtgctgggagaGTCCATGGCTGGCATCTCTCAGAATGCCAAGAACAGCAAACTGCCTGAGTTTGGTGACTCCATCAGTGCCGCCTCCAAAGCTCTCTGTGGGCTGACAGAGGCAGCTGCCCAG GCTGCCTACCTTGTGGGGGTCTCAGATCCCAACAGCCAGGCCGGACAGCAGGGCTTGGTGGATCCCACTCAGTTTGCTAGAGCTAACCAAGCCATCCAGATGGCCTGCCAGAACCTGGTGGACCCTGCCTGTACTCAGTCCCAG GTGCTGTCAGCAGCCACCATTATGGCAAAGCACACCTCAGCCCTGTGCAACACGTGCCGTCTGGCGTCCTCCCGCACTGCCAATCCTGTGGCCAAGCGCCAGTTCGTCCAGTCAGCCAAGGAGGTGGCCAACAGCACTGCCAACCTGGTGAAGACCATCAAG GCCCTGGATGGCGAGTTCAACGAAGAGAATCGGGAGCGGTGCCGTGCTGCCACCGCCCCTCTCATAGAGGCTGTGGATAACCTGACAGCCTTCGCTTCCAACCCAGAGTTTGCCACCGTTCCTGCGCAGATCAGCCCAGAg GGGCGCAGAGCCATGGAGCCCATTGTTATTTCAGCCAAGACCATGCTGGAGAGCTCTGCTGGCCTCATCCAGACTGCCCGCTCTCTGGCTGTCAACCCCAAGGACCCACCGCAGTGGTCAGTGCTCGCTGGCCACTCGCGCACAGTCTCAGACTCCATCAAGAAGCTGATCACCAACATGAG GGACAAAGCTCCAGGACAGCGGGAGTGTGATGAGGCCATTGAGGTCCTGAACAGATGCCTGCGGGAGGTGGACCAGGCATCTCTTGCTGCCATCAGCCAGCAGCTGGCCCCCCGACAAGATATCTCCCAGGAG GCATTGCACAATCAGATGATCACAGCTGTCCAGGAGATCAGCAACCTGATCGAGCCTGTGGCTGCTGCGGCACGGGCTGAGGCCTCGCAGCTGGGGCACAAG GTGTCCCAGATGGCTCAGTATTTCGAGCCACTCATTATGGCAGCTGTTGGCGCTGCCTCCAAAACACCCAACCACCAGCAGCAGATGAACCTCCTGGACCAGACTAAAACACTGGCTGAATCCGCCTTGCAGATGCTGTACACAGCCAAGGAGGCTGGTGGGAACCCCAAG CAAGCTGCCCACACGCAGGAAGCTCTGGAAGAGGCTGTGCAAATGATGAAGGAAGCTGTGGAGGACCTGACCACCACCCTGAACGAggcagccagtgctgcaggtgtcGTGGGAGGCATGGTGGACTCCATCACCCAAGCCATCAACCAG CTGGACGAGGGGCCCATGGGTGAGCCAGAAGGTACCTTTGTGGATTACCAGACCACGATGGTGAAGACAGCCAAGGCTATTGCAGTGACTGTGCAGGAAATG GTCACCAAATCCACCACCAACCCAGATGAGCTGGGCATACTGGCCAACCAACTCACCCACGACTATGGGCAGCTGGCACAAGAGGCCAAGCCAGCTGCCCTCACTGCCGAGAATGAGGAG ATCGGCTCCCACATCAAGCGCCGGGTGCAGGAGCTGGGTcatggctgtgctgccctggtcACCAAGGCTggagccctgcagtgcagccccagcGATGCCTACACCAAGAAGGAGCTGATAGAGAGTGCACGCAAGGTTTCTGAGAAG GTGTCtcatgtgctggcagctcttCAGGCTGGGAACCGTGGGACACAAGCCTGCATCACAGCAGCCAGCGCTGTCTCTGGCATCATTGCTGACCTTGACACCACCATCATGTTTGCTACAGCAGGAACCCTCAATCGGGAGAACTCTGAGACCTTTGCTGACCACAG GGAGGGCATCTTGAAGACAGCCAAGGCACTGGTGGAGGACACCAAGGTGTTGGTGCAGAATGCCACAGCCAGCCAGGAGAAGctagcccaggctgcccagTCCTCTGTGTCCACCATCACCCGCCTGGCAGAGGTGGTGAAgctgggtgctgccagcctgggatCTGAAGACCCCGAAACCCAG GTAGTCCTGATCAATGCTGTGAAGGATGTGGCCAAGGCACTTGGAGACCTGATTGGTGCcaccaaagcagctgctggcaaagcTGGAGATGACCCTGCTGTCTACCAGCTGAAGAACTCTGCCAAG GTGATGGTGACAAACGTCACTTCCTTGCTGAAGACAGTGAAGGCTGTGGAGGACGAGGCCACGAAGGGGACACGGGCACTGGAGGCCACCATCGAGCACATTCGCCAGGAGCTGGCG GTCTTCTCCTCCCCGGTGCCTCCTGCCAAGGTCTCCACCCCGGAGGACTTCATCCGCATGACCAAAGGCATCACGATGGCCACAGCCAAAGCGGTGGCCGCTGGCAACTCGTGCCGGCAGGAGGATGTCATCGCCACGGCCAACCTGAGCCGCCGGGCCATCGCAGACATGCTGCGCTCCTGCAAG GAGGCAGCCTACCACCCAGAGGTGAGCGGGGACGTGCGGCAACGGGCGCTGCGCTTTGGCAAGGAGTGTGCTGATGGctacctggagctgctggagcatgTGCTGGTG ATCCTGCAGAAGCCAACCCATgagctgaagcagcagctggcaggctTCTCCAAGCGCGTGGCCAGCTCTGTCACTGAGCTCATCCAGGCAGCCGAGGCCATGAAAG GGACGGAGTGGGTTGACCCAGAAGACCCCACTGTCATCGCTGAGAATGAgctgctgggggcagcagctgccattgAGGCTGCAGCCAAgaagctggagcagctgaaaCCAAGAGCCAAGCCCAAG CAAGCAGACGAGAGCCTGAACTTTGAGGAGCAGATCCTGGAAGCTGCCAAATCCATTGCTGCAGCCACGAGTGCCCTGGTGAAGgcagcctcagcagcccagCGGGAATTAGTGGCCCAAGGAAAA GTGGGTGCTATCCCAGCCAACGCAGTGGATGATGGACAGTGGTCCCAGGGTCTCATTTCAGCC GCACGCATGGTGGCTGCTGCCACCAACAACCTGTGCGAAGCCGCCAACGCCGCAGTGCAGGGCCATGCCAGTGAGGAGAAGCTCATCTCTTCCGCCAAGCAGGTGGCTGCttccacagcccagctcctggtggccTGCAAGGTGAAGGCTGACCACGATTCAGAGGCCATGAAGCGGCTCCAG gctgctggaaatgctgtgaAGAGGGCATCAGACAATCTGGTGAAGGCAGCACAGAAGGCAGCTGCTTTCCAGGACCATGATGAAACGGTGGTGGTGAAGGAGAAGATGGTCGGAGGAATTGCACAG ATTATCGCCGCCCAGGAGGAGATGCTGCGCAAGGAGCGGGAGCTGGAGGAGGCGCGGAAGAAGCTGGCCATGATCCGGCAGCAGCAGTACAAGTTCCTGCCCTCGGAGCTGCGGGACGAGGAGCAGAACTGA